A single region of the Sorghum bicolor cultivar BTx623 chromosome 9, Sorghum_bicolor_NCBIv3, whole genome shotgun sequence genome encodes:
- the LOC8065323 gene encoding acrosin gives MAAHGKPKPAGPPPPPPPPPPPPPPPPEARKGFTRRMLPFLLAANLFVGAYVLVRTYKKDSGKDSTTDPATASAATAEKPAEAVSVPRKELPPIPEDDQRKLYKWMLEEKRKIKPRNAAEKKKLDEEKALLKEFIRAGSLPRL, from the exons ATGGCCGCCCACGGCAAGCCCAAGCCCGCCggtccgccaccgccaccgccaccgccaccgcccccacctccgccgccgcccgagGCGAGGAAGGGCTTCACGCGCCGCATGCTCCCTTTCCTCCTAGCCGCCAACCTCTTTGTCGGAG CTTATGTACTGGTGCGGACCTACAAAAAGGACTCAGGAAAGGACTCAACCACTGATCCTGCTACTGCATCTGCTGCAACTGCTGAGAAGCCTGCCGAAGCTGTCTCTGTGCCCAGAAAGGAGCTCCCACCAATCCCTGAAGATGACCAGCGCAAGCTCTACAAATGGATGCTGGAAGAGAAGCGGAAGATCAAGCCACGCAATGCTGCCGAGAAGAAGAAACTCGATgaggagaaggcccttctcaaGGAGTTCATCCGAGCAGGATCCCTCCCGAGGTTATGA